The Methanotorris formicicus Mc-S-70 genome segment TCCTCAAACTTAACTTTTGCGTAACCTCCAACAACATCATAGACCTTATGATTCAACTCTAACTTATTGATATTCAATATAATCTCTCCTAAAATGTTTATTCCCTCTTTTATGCCAATTAAAACCGCATCACCACCAATAATCTTGTATTGGATTTTTGGGTAAGTATAAACAAATCCATTACCACTGTGGTTGTGTAAATCTTTATAATCCTCTTTGTTGAACTTATTCAAAATATATCCTCTCAAATATGGTATTTGGGATTTTTTTAGTGGCTCATTTGTTTTTAATCTGCATATTAAGATAGGAAGTTTCATAATTTCACCAAAATTTTTATAATATTATTGTTTTGTTCTCAACAACTTTAAAACCAGTTTCTTCATCATAATATTTTTCATTAATTTTATCTAAATGCCCAAATAGGATATCCTTCCCTTTTATATCATATTCTGGAATACTTATAACATAATCATAAAATTCTTTCTTTATCTTTAAAAATTCTCTTCTCCTCTCAAATACATCATTTATTTCCTTAATCCCCTCATATTCTTCCCAAACCTCTTCCGCTCTATCTTCAATACAAACAAACAAATCAATAGAAGGAATATTTTCGATTAGTTTAAATTCTTTTTCAATATTTTCATACTTAAATTCTTCAATAGTTCTTAGAATTTCTTTGGATTTGTCTTTATAATTACTTAATTTTTTGAAATACTTATTATTTAACTTCAAAAACTCCCTTTCATCAATAACATCATAATTATTTAGCAATTCCTCTGTTTTGGTTATGAGATGCTTCTCGTAAATATAGGATGCAAATCTTCGTCCATTCTCATCAATCAATTTAACAATATTAACAATTCCCCTCTTCCCCTCATTGTGCCTATTACACCTCCCAGCAGTTTGGTTTAGACAATCCAAAGGGGCTATATCCCTATAAATAACATCAACGCTAATATCAACGCCTGCTTCAATTAATTGGGTTGAAACTATAATCTTCCTATTTTTGTTTTTATTGATGTCTTTAATTCTTCTTAATCTCTCTTTTGGATAGATGCTTGTTGAGAGGTAATAAAAGTCTCCTTCCAAATCCATTTCCCTTAAAGCATTATAAACCTCTTTTGATGATTTTATTGTATTTAAAACAATAAGATAATCATCATTTGGATTGTTTTCAATATCCTCACTAACTATATCAATAAATTCCTCCAAATCCATCTCATTTTTATAGATTTTCATTTTTGTTCTGTTCATTTTTTTGAAATACTCATCCTTATTGTTTAAAAGTTCTACACTATTTTCAAAAATCATTGGTAGTGTTGCTGTGCATAGGATAAAGTAAATATTATACTCTTCTGCTAAAAAGTTGAAGATTTTGTTTATCGCATGCCAATATTTATAAGGAATTGCTTGTATTTCGTCTAAGATAATTATTGAATTGCTTAATGCGTGGAATTTTTTTTAGGTTTTTGTTTTTGTTGCTGAATATTGTATAAAATAGTTGCATAAATGTTGTTGTTATTATTTTTGAATTCCATGTTTCTATTAAGTGGAGGGATTTATCTTCTTCGAGAACATTCTCCTCATTTTCATCTAATTTGTAAGAAACCTCGCTTAAATGATGATGCTTCAAAAGAATATCTGAAGATACTGGTTTATCCAAAATTTCACTTAAAACTTCATCTAAAACCTTATAATTTTGGTCTATAATACTTAAAAATGGTAGGCAGTATATTATTTTCATCTCAATGCCTATCTCACTCTTTATTTTATTTGCTAATTTTAATGCAAAGTTAAATATAGCCAAAGTTTTCCCCATTCCAGTTGGTGCATTTAGGGAGTAAATTTTGTGCTCTAAATTTATTTCATCAACTTTTTTAGCAACTTCAAAGAACATTT includes the following:
- the cas3 gene encoding CRISPR-associated helicase Cas3', whose protein sequence is MIILDEIQAIPYKYWHAINKIFNFLAEEYNIYFILCTATLPMIFENSVELLNNKDEYFKKMNRTKMKIYKNEMDLEEFIDIVSEDIENNPNDDYLIVLNTIKSSKEVYNALREMDLEGDFYYLSTSIYPKERLRRIKDINKNKNRKIIVSTQLIEAGVDISVDVIYRDIAPLDCLNQTAGRCNRHNEGKRGIVNIVKLIDENGRRFASYIYEKHLITKTEELLNNYDVIDEREFLKLNNKYFKKLSNYKDKSKEILRTIEEFKYENIEKEFKLIENIPSIDLFVCIEDRAEEVWEEYEGIKEINDVFERRREFLKIKKEFYDYVISIPEYDIKGKDILFGHLDKINEKYYDEETGFKVVENKTIIL
- a CDS encoding CRISPR-associated helicase/endonuclease Cas3, which codes for MTNYIIREYLKNNGINNDYYQLFSLCVKNHHSFINNPIHDFYIEKNQDILKEQFDALNIDFINGILEENNLPTIKGDFSDILECFNELEDIYDELEYEEDNLKYEFYFLYMYLFSLLISSDKEDAIFRDKKINTNPTIPNSIEEYIKNFPKRNEIDYLRTKMFFEVAKKVDEINLEHKIYSLNAPTGMGKTLAIFNFALKLANKIKSEIGIEMKIIYCLPFLSIIDQNYKVLDEVLSEILDKPVSSDILLKHHHLSEVSYKLDENEENVLEEDKSLHLIETWNSKIITTTFMQLFYTIFSNKNKNLKKIPRIKQFNNYLRRNTSNSL